DNA from Desulfuromonas sp. AOP6:
CAGACTACCCACGCCGCCGGTGGCGCCGGTGACCAGGATGTCGCCATCGCCAGGCTTCACCCCGGCGCCGGCCAGCTTCCACACCGACAGGGCGGCGGTGAATCCGGCGGTGCCCAGAATCATACTCTCCCGCAGGGACAATCCCTCCGGCAGGGGAACCACCCACTTGGAAGGAACCCGGATGTATTCTCCGAAACCTCCCGTCGTATTCATCCCCAGGTCGTAGCCTGTCACCAGGACTTTCTGGCCGCGGGAGATAAGAGCAGTGGAACATTCGACGACCTCTCCGGCCGCATCGATGCCGGGAGTATGGGGATAATTCCGCGAAACCCCCTTGTTGCCAATGGCGGAAAGGGCATCTTTGTAATTGAGCGAGGAATAATGCACCTTGATCAGCACATCGCCTGGTGGCAACTCATCGATCCGACGCGATGTCAGCTTTCGGGTGAACTTCCGGTTCTCTCCTTCTTCCACCACCATGGCCTTGAACATCCTCTGCGACATGCGCTCAACCTCCTTCTCTTCAGGGTGTGAGATTACGAACGATTGGCCTCAAAGAGGCGATTCATGCTATCTTTTTCCGACCTGTTTTTTAATAGCCTAGGTGCTATGGCGTTTCACGTCAAGTTTCGCGTTCAAGGTGAAGACCGCTATTTCCCCTTCGGCACGGTAAGGCCCCGCATGCCGGGACAGGGGCCGGCATGCCATGCAGGTCCCCACTTCTCTGGTACAATCCATGGAGACCCTGAATGAAGGCTGACATGGAAAAATCAATGGCGACACTGGAAACCTGCCTGGACGCCGAGGGGGCATTCACCCTGAGCCTCGGGGGACGTCTTGATGCTTCCTCGGCCGGGCCGCTGTGGAAAAAGATGGAAAAGCTTTTTGCCCAGGGCGCGAGGGATCTGGTCCGTATCGATGTCGGCGACCTTGTCTACATCGACGGCGCCGGCGCCGCCCTGCTGGTTGAAATCAGCCGCCGCCAGCTGCAGGCCGGCCGGCGATATGAGCTCGTGAATCTTAATGATGAGTTCCGTCAGCTGCTCGACCTGTTCGATCCGGCCGACTATGTCGATGCCTATCCGAGCAAACCGGCCTGTTCGAACCTGCCCAGCGAGGTCGGCAGGGCCAGTGTCAGCCTCTGGCGCAACCTCATCACCCTGATCGCCTTTGTCGGCGAACTCAGCGCCGCCCTGGTCCATGCCCTGCTGCATTTCCGCAAGATCCGCTGGAAAGACACCTTTCTGATTTTCGAAGCCACCGGCATCAACGCCCTGCCGATCATCGCCCTGCTCAGCTTCCTGGTCGGGCTTATCATGGCCTTCCAGTCCGCTATCCCCATGCAACAGTTCGGGGTCGAGATTTATGTGGCCAACCTCATCGCCCTCTCCATGCTGCGTGAGCTGGGACCGCTGATGACCGCCATCATCCTGGCCGGCCGCTCCGGCTCCTCCTTTGCGGCAGAACTGGGCACCATGAAGGTCAACGAAGAAGTCGACGCCCTCACCACCCTGGGACTCGACCCCGTGCGCTTTCTGGCCATTCCCCGTCTGCTCGCCGCCCTGGTGGCCACGCCTCTGCTCACCATCTTTTCTGGCCTGTGCGGGCTACTCGGCGGCGCCGTTGTTTTGCTGGCCATGGGTTACCCCCTCGTCACCTATGCCAACCAGGTCATCTCGGCGGTCAGTCTGCAGGACCTGGTCAGCGGCCTGGCCAAGACCTTTGTTTTCGGCCTGCTCATCGCCGGCATTGGCTGCCTGCACGGCCTGCAGGCCGAACGGGGCGCCAGCGGCGTCGGCAAAGCGGCCACCAGAGCTGTCGTGGCCGGGATTATCCTTATCATCGTGACCGACGGCATCTTTGCCGTGGTCTATTATTATCTGGGTTTTTGATCATGGACGACCCACAGAACGCCATCATACAAGTCAGCAACCTGACGGCCGGCTACGGGGATCAGGTCATTCTGAAGGACGTTTCCTTTCAGGTGAACCGGGGCGAAATCTTCATCATTCTCGGGGGTTCGGGTTGCGGCAAAAGCACCCTGCTCAAGCATATGATTGGCCTGTATGCCCCCCTGTCCGGCTCCGTCCTGCTTAATGGCAAAGACATTGTCGGCGCCCAGGGGGACGCGCGACGGCAGATTCTGCAACAGATCGGTGTGAGCTATCAGAGCTCGGCTCTCTTTGGCTCGCTGACCCTGCTGGAAAATGTCTGTCTGCCCCTCGATGAATTCACCGCGCTGCCCGCAGCGGCCAAAGATTTGGTGGCGCGCATGAAACTGCGCCTGGTCGGCCTGCAGGGCTTCGAGAATCATCTCCCGGCGGCCTTGAGCGGCGGGATGCAGAAAAGGGCCGCCATCGCCCGGGCTATAGCCCTCGACCCGGCCATCCTCTTTCTTGACGAACCTTCGGCCGGTCTCGATCCGGTCACCTCGGCCGAGCTCGACCTGCTGATACGAAATCTGGCCCAATCGATTTCCAGCACCTTTGTCATTGTTTCTCATGAACTTCCCAGCATCTTCGCCATTGCCGACCATGTCATCATGCTGGATAAAGAGAGTAAGGGAATCATCGCCGAGGGGAACCCCGTCGACCTGCGTGACCACAGTGAGGACCCTCGGGTACGTCGCTTCTTCAACCGCGAGGTCACCTGATTCAAGCCGGCACCGGACCTTGCTCCGGTAATACAGGCAGGAGTGTTTTGAGCCATGAGTGAACGCGCCAACTTTTTTAAAATAGGCCTCTTTGTCATCAGCGCGGCAACTATCGTCGTCGTGGGCATTGTCGTTCTCGGATCCAACGTCCTCTTCCGGCATCCCATTGTCATGGAAAGCTACTTCGATGAAACGGTGCAGGGGCTTGATGTCGGCTCTCCCGTCAAGTTCCGGGGCGTGCAGATCGGACGGGTCGAAACCATCACCCTGGCCGGCAACGAATACCCTACCGCCAAACGCTATGTGTTGGTTCGTTTCGCTCTCGAACGGGATGCCTTTCAGCTTCAGGCCGAGCGCATGAACACCGAACTGCTGCACAGGGAGATCGAAAAAGGCCTCCGGGTTCGCACCGCCGCCAAGGGCGTTACCGGCACGGCCTTCCTGGAAGCCGACTATCTCGATCCCGAGCGCAACCCCACCCTTTCCATCGACTGGACCCCGGACTATCCTTACGTCCCTTCGGCCGGCAGCGTCATCACCCAACTCGGAGATTCCGTCAACCGCATTCTTTTTGCCCTGGAGAAGATTGATCTCGAAAGACTGATTCTGAACATGGAAGAGTCCATGCTGGCCATCGCCGGCCTGGCTCGCGACACCAACATGAAACAGATCAGCCACCAAACGGAGTTGCTGCTGATGGAGATTCGCCGCACCAACAGCAACCTCGACCAGATGGTGCAGGGCGTTTCCGCCGAACTACCCGCCAGCCTGGCGCAGCTGCGGCAAACGCTCAATCGCCTCGACAGTCTGCTGGTCAGCCAACAGCCGAACGTGGAAGAAACCCTGGAAAATCTTCGCGTCCTCAGTGACAACCTGCGCTCCCTCAGCGAAGAGGCCAGGGCCTACCCCGCCCATACACTCTTCGGCGCCCCGCCAGCTGCCGTATATCCAGGAGAAGCCCCATGAGACCTCGACTGCTATCCCTGTTTCTCATCACGGTGGCCCTGCTCAGCGCCTGCGTGCAGGTCGACAACAAAATGCTGGAAAAGAGCCCGCCGGCCAGACAGTTCTACGCCCTGGAAGCTGTCCGTCCACTGCCTGCCGCCACCGGGCAGGCCGACAGCGTTCTGCGCCTGGCTCCCTTCAGGCTTGCGCCACCCTTTTACGGCAAAGGATTCATCTACCGTTTGGATGAACACCGCTATCAGAGCGATTACTATCATCAATTTATCGCGGACCCGGCCGCCCTCATCACCGCCGCCACCGAAAAATGGCTTGCGGCGTCAGGACGTTTCGCCGCGGTGGGCAGCGCTGTCAGCCGTCTTGAGGCGGATTGGCTTCTTGAAGGCACGGTCGATGCCCTGTACGGCGACTTCCGACAGCCCCAATCCCCCCGGGCAATTTTGGAACTGCACCTGCGTTTACTGGACACCAAGGCAGACCGGCCTTCGGTTCTTTTTCAGCATCGCTATACCGAATCCCTCCCCTTTGAACCCGGCCCCCCCGCGAATCTCGTAAAGGCCTGGAACCAGGGCCTGATGGAAATCCTCATGCAATTCGAGCAGGACATCGCCGGAAGCAACTAGGCCTGCCGCGCACACGAAAAAAGGCAGTGCCACCAGAGGCACTGCCTTCAATAAAAATCATTCATGTCTTTTTTCTCTCCCGATTATCTGACTATTTCATTTTTTTCCTGAGTACTGCCGCCCCGATCAGACCGGCACCAAGCAGGATGAGGGTTGACGGTTCTGGAACAGGCGCCGGACCATCATTGGTGTCACCGTTGCCGTCATCGATGACGCCGTTTGTGGGTTCTTCGATGAACTCGTTATCCAGTTCGGTGGCGACCCCCACCAGATCCATAGTGCTATATGAGGCAACAAACATATCCGGTTCCACGGCGGCCGCTGCAATTTGCGGCTCGTCGTAGGTATAGCTCGATGTGAGATAAGTACCCCAAATCGAATCATAACCCAGGGTAATACTGTAGCACCATGCCGAGCCCGACAGGAACAGCGCCATGGCAAACCCAGCCAGAACAACCTTAAGCAGACGATAGCGTTTCATTCTTTTTCACCTCCCTTCTTAATTTCCAAAATTTTCAATCTGTAACTTCTTCGTGGCAAGATTCATTCCACAACCTCAACCCCTTGATTTGACTTTACTTTATAAAAGGCGAACAGTAGACGTCAACTAAGTCAACACGCATTAATGAGTTTGACTTTGTCTCTATGGTTATTAACCAGTTGATTTCATTAAATAAAAAAGCTCGTTCTTAAAACACATACTTTATTCCAGCATCAATCTGGCTTTTTATGTAAGATTTTTCGACAATGTTTGGAACCTAACTGCCAACATCACATCAAAACACCTCAAATATTACCGAAACAGCACATTTATAAAGAGCGCACATTGACAAAGTGCCTTCCTTGATTATCGTAATACCATGTGAAAAAAGATTCGAATAAGGGAGATTTTTCAAACAACTATTCATTCTTTGAACATGTAGTCCAAAAGATACAATTAACGCGAAGGCAGGGGGCCCAAAATGAAAAATCAAAAGAGAGGATTTATCGGGATAATACTTGGCCTGGCTTTACTGCTCCTGTGCGGATGTGGTGGAGGGGGCTCCGACCCACCCCCCATACCCCCGGACGACACCGTGAACAAGGATCCACTGGCAGGGTCTGAGATTGACGGTTTAAACTTAGAACAGCCTGGTCGGCCTGCTGTTGCCACTGACGGAACCAACTTCTTAGTGGTCAGCGCAACCACTGCGGCGGACGGCACTAGCACCCTTATTGGTACACTTGTGGGTGCACTAGACGACGCCCCTTTCATCGACACTACCTACCCTGACGATTGGACTATCATTGCCAACCTCCAGAACAACGCCACCTCGAGTCGACCCGCGGCTATCTTCAATGGCACCCACTATTGTGTTGTTTTTCAGGACGGCGGCCACATTTACGCCCAGCTGATTGACTCAACAGGTACGCCAAGGGGTACAAAAAAGGAACTTTCCACCGGCGATGGCAACTTTCTTCCCGTCATGGCTTACGATGACGTCCACCAGCAAGCCTTGATCGTCTGGGTCAAGTACATGGATGACAGTGTCAATTATTATGATCTATACAGTGCCCTTATTAAATTTGATAATTTTTCCTGGCTAATTGAACCACTAGGGATAGAAAGCTCTCTCCTTGGGGACCAACCCGGTGACCAGAACGAACCGACCGTCGCCTTTGACGGCATCAACTACCTCGTACTCTGGCGTCAGTGGACCGATACCAGCCAAGACATCACGATAGCTAGTGATATCTATGGGGCCAGAGTCGAAGCCGCCAACGGAACAGTGATCGGGGGTGAATTCGCTGTCTCAACTGCGGCCGAGGGACAATCTGAACCGAAACTGGCCTTTG
Protein-coding regions in this window:
- a CDS encoding YhdH/YhfP family quinone oxidoreductase is translated as MSQRMFKAMVVEEGENRKFTRKLTSRRIDELPPGDVLIKVHYSSLNYKDALSAIGNKGVSRNYPHTPGIDAAGEVVECSTALISRGQKVLVTGYDLGMNTTGGFGEYIRVPSKWVVPLPEGLSLRESMILGTAGFTAALSVWKLAGAGVKPGDGDILVTGATGGVGSLAVAILAKAGYRVVAATGKSEEEDYLQQLGASEVIHRAAVTEGAEKPMLKERWAGVVDAVGGETLAAALKATRYGGVVTCCGLVGSSDLTMNVFPFILRGVSLLGVDSVQCPMETRLQVWKKLAGDWKPERLKMIGSECSLDELDEKIEAILKGQVRGRTLVKILEP
- a CDS encoding MlaE family lipid ABC transporter permease subunit, yielding MKADMEKSMATLETCLDAEGAFTLSLGGRLDASSAGPLWKKMEKLFAQGARDLVRIDVGDLVYIDGAGAALLVEISRRQLQAGRRYELVNLNDEFRQLLDLFDPADYVDAYPSKPACSNLPSEVGRASVSLWRNLITLIAFVGELSAALVHALLHFRKIRWKDTFLIFEATGINALPIIALLSFLVGLIMAFQSAIPMQQFGVEIYVANLIALSMLRELGPLMTAIILAGRSGSSFAAELGTMKVNEEVDALTTLGLDPVRFLAIPRLLAALVATPLLTIFSGLCGLLGGAVVLLAMGYPLVTYANQVISAVSLQDLVSGLAKTFVFGLLIAGIGCLHGLQAERGASGVGKAATRAVVAGIILIIVTDGIFAVVYYYLGF
- a CDS encoding ATP-binding cassette domain-containing protein, yielding MDDPQNAIIQVSNLTAGYGDQVILKDVSFQVNRGEIFIILGGSGCGKSTLLKHMIGLYAPLSGSVLLNGKDIVGAQGDARRQILQQIGVSYQSSALFGSLTLLENVCLPLDEFTALPAAAKDLVARMKLRLVGLQGFENHLPAALSGGMQKRAAIARAIALDPAILFLDEPSAGLDPVTSAELDLLIRNLAQSISSTFVIVSHELPSIFAIADHVIMLDKESKGIIAEGNPVDLRDHSEDPRVRRFFNREVT
- a CDS encoding MlaD family protein, which gives rise to MSERANFFKIGLFVISAATIVVVGIVVLGSNVLFRHPIVMESYFDETVQGLDVGSPVKFRGVQIGRVETITLAGNEYPTAKRYVLVRFALERDAFQLQAERMNTELLHREIEKGLRVRTAAKGVTGTAFLEADYLDPERNPTLSIDWTPDYPYVPSAGSVITQLGDSVNRILFALEKIDLERLILNMEESMLAIAGLARDTNMKQISHQTELLLMEIRRTNSNLDQMVQGVSAELPASLAQLRQTLNRLDSLLVSQQPNVEETLENLRVLSDNLRSLSEEARAYPAHTLFGAPPAAVYPGEAP
- a CDS encoding ABC-type transport auxiliary lipoprotein family protein — encoded protein: MRPRLLSLFLITVALLSACVQVDNKMLEKSPPARQFYALEAVRPLPAATGQADSVLRLAPFRLAPPFYGKGFIYRLDEHRYQSDYYHQFIADPAALITAATEKWLAASGRFAAVGSAVSRLEADWLLEGTVDALYGDFRQPQSPRAILELHLRLLDTKADRPSVLFQHRYTESLPFEPGPPANLVKAWNQGLMEILMQFEQDIAGSN
- a CDS encoding PEP-CTERM sorting domain-containing protein — encoded protein: MKRYRLLKVVLAGFAMALFLSGSAWCYSITLGYDSIWGTYLTSSYTYDEPQIAAAAVEPDMFVASYSTMDLVGVATELDNEFIEEPTNGVIDDGNGDTNDGPAPVPEPSTLILLGAGLIGAAVLRKKMK